A segment of the Agarivorans albus genome:
CCGACCTGGTATCGTTGATCAATTATCCTCATTAGTCGTTCAACACCAAGGTAACTGGCTAGCCAGCAGCCTAACCGAACTTGCTGGTCAATTTGCCGGAATATTGCACTTAGAAGTTGATGAACAGCACCTCAACGCACTTAGCCATGATCTACTTAACCAAGAAAATCTTTTGGTAAATATTGCTGAGGGCGATAGCAGTAATAGTGAAGAACAACAGCAAGTAGCAATAACCGTTACCGCGAATGACCGTGTGGGCATTGTGCAAGAGGTGACTCAAGCGCTAAATACACTGGGCGTAAGCTTAAGCGAGATTAATACTCACGTTGCCAGTGCTCCCAACTGGGGAGGCCTAATATTTACTGCTAATCTCACAGTGCCATGCGCCGACGATGAACAACTGGGAGCGATTCAAGAGTCTTTAGAGTCACTAGCCGATGACCTGATGGTAGATATTGAACAAGACTAATCCCTTTTTAAGAAGTAAGTACTAAAGGTGAATAATGAGCGACA
Coding sequences within it:
- a CDS encoding glycine cleavage system protein R, yielding MKQLVVSVIGKDRPGIVDQLSSLVVQHQGNWLASSLTELAGQFAGILHLEVDEQHLNALSHDLLNQENLLVNIAEGDSSNSEEQQQVAITVTANDRVGIVQEVTQALNTLGVSLSEINTHVASAPNWGGLIFTANLTVPCADDEQLGAIQESLESLADDLMVDIEQD